In the Deferribacter desulfuricans SSM1 genome, TTAGAAAATGTAGCTAAAAAGAACAAAGAAGCCCCTTCAGACGAAATAACGAATTTATTATTAGAAATAATTCAGGAAATTATAGATTATAAAGATGAAAATGGAGAAAGGATTGAAAATTATAGAACTGATTGGGTAATGGTAAAAGTTATTTTTTCATTGCCAATTGAAAAGATAAGCAATAAACATATAGAGTTTGTAAAAATAGCCTTAAATTCAAAATGGGATAGTTTATTAGTTTCATCTGAGATAAAAGAAACTGTACTTCCTAAATTGCTAAATGAAGGAGAAAAAGCAAAAAATTTAATTTTAGAATTATTAAAGGTTATTTTGGATTATAAGAAGATTAAAAAAGACTCTATTTTGGGAGAAGAAGATTCTTTTGATTACGTACCAATAATGGGTGAATATTGGCTTTATGAATCTTTAAAAGTCTATAAGCCACAAATATCCAAAATCTGCGGACTTGAGGCTGCTAAAATTGCTATCCAAAAAATTAAAGAAATAGTAACTAAAGATAAAACACAATTTTATCCTATTTGGATACCAACAATAGAAGACAATCCACAAACAAGTTTTCCTGATAAATATCAAAATCTGTTAGTTTATTTTGTAAGAAATATGTTTGAATTTTCAAAACCTCAAGAAATAAAAGAAGTTATAAAAAATTTATTGAATGAAGAACATTCTATATTTAAAAGAATTGCTATTTATATAATTAATCAACACTATAAAGAATTAAACCAATTATTATGGACTTGGGGAAGAAATCCATTAGATGAAATTTCTGTAAAACATGAACTATTTGAACTATTCAAAAGTCATGCAAAAGATTTTTCAGATGAACAGATTGAAAAGATTATAGAATGGATTGAGTCTAAAAATTATTATATACCTGAAGAGATAAAAACTGATGAACAGAAAAAAGAAAAATTTCTTGCGTATCAAAAAAAAGAATGGCTTTATTCGCTTTTAAACTCAGGAAATCCTAAGATTGTTGAGCTTTATAATAAATACAACTATTTAGATCCTACAGAACTTAAACATCCTGGCTTTGATTTTTGGATGGAAACCAAATGGGGTTATGAAAGTTTAGTAGATATAGAAGAATTTCTTAATAAATCTAATGAAGAAATAGCAAAATATTTAGATAGTTTTAAAGATAAGGAAAATATAGATATGGAAGGAATTGCTGACTCTTTTAGAAATGCTGTAAAAGAAAATCCAGAAAAGTTTACTGCAAATATGAAACCATTTCTTAAAATTCAAAGAATTTATCAATACTCACTATTATGGGGATTAAAAGAGGCTTGGAATTTAAAAAAGCCAATTAATTGGGATATAGTATTTGATTTTATTAGTGATTTAATTTCATCAGATGATTTTTGGAATGAAGAATATAAAATTTACAATTATAGGAATTGGATAATATCACAAATAGCAGAACTGATTGAAGAAGGAACTAAAGATGATAAACATGCTTTTGAACCCAAACTTTTACAAAAAGCAGAAAAAATATCATTAATTCTTGCAGAAAAAACCGAATCTGAACTTCCTGATATGCTTGATATAGTTACATCGGTCTTAAATTCAACTAAAGGTAAAATATTTTCAGCTATGATAAATTATTCTTTGAGATATGCTCGCTTGTATAAAACAGAAAGTGAAGAGAGATGGATTAAAAGTATAAAAGAAGAATTTACCAAAAGGCTTAACCGCAATATTGATCCTTCTATTGAGTTTTCAGTAATTTTAGGACAATATTTAGCCAATCTTTACTGGCTTGATAAAAAATGGGTAATTAATCATATTAATCAAATTTTCCCTAAAGAAAACGAAACTCATTGGCAAGCTGCTTTTACAGGTTATCTATTTTATTCTTCAAGGATTTATAAAGATATTTATTTTTTACTTAGAGAAAACAATCACTATTTAAAAGCAATAAAGACAAGTTTTAAAGATGAACATATTACTGAAAGACTTGCTCAACATATAGCTATAGGATATATAGAAGATTGGGAAAATTTAGATGATGAAAAAAGCTTAATTTCACAGTTAATTGAAAATGGAAACAAAAAACAACTTTTAGCAATAATAACTTTCTTTTGGATGATGAGAGAAGGTATTAACGATAAAATAAAAACAAAAATAAAACCTTTATGGAAAGCAATTTTTGAAAAAACAATAGAAAACAAGGAATCTTCTGAAAATCAAGAAGTGATTTCAAAACTTATTACATGGTTAATATTAATTGGTGAAATAGATGATGAAGTTTTTGAATGGTTAAAACCTGCAGTAAGGTATTCTTCTAAATATCATAATACTACATTTCTATCAGAATATTTAATGAAACATGTATCAAAAACTCCTAAGAAAGTAGGGGAACTTTATATTGAAATGCTAAATAATAATATATATTTAGATTATAAAGTTGAGGATATTCAGAAAACAATAAAAATACTATATAAAAGAGGAGAAAAATATTTAGCAGATAGAATATGTAACTTATATGGAGCCAGAGGTTTTGATTTTTTACGTGATATTTATTTTGAGTATAACAAAAAAGAGAGTTAGCAATGCCTAATCTAACCGAATCTTCCGTTGAAAACTTTGCTATAGAGCTTTTAAAAAATCAAGGATACGATTATTTGTTTGGTGGAGACATTGCTCCGGATGGAAAAAATCCTTTAAGAAAATCATTTGAAGATGTGATTTTATTTGATAGATTAAAAACTGCATTAAAAAGAATAAATCCTGATTTACCTGAAAATGCAATAGATGATGCAATAAAACAGCTAACCCAAATCCACACACCGGATTTGATAGCCAATAACGAAATATTCCACAGAATGCTAACAGAAGGGATAAAGGTAACTTACCGGAAGGACGGAATTGAGCGAGGCGATATTGTATGGCTTGTTGATTTTAAAATTCCTGAAAATAACGATTTTTTAGTAGTTAACCAGTTTACCGTTATAGAAAATCATAAAAATAAAAGGCCGGATATTGTTATTTTTATCAACGGGCTTCCCGTTGTGGTAATGGAGCTAAAAAATCCTGCCATTGAAGAGGCCACTATAAAATCTGCCTTCAACCAGATTCAAACCTATAAACAAACAATACCATCTCTTTTTACCTTTAATGAGATTTTAGTCATATCCGATGGGCTTGAAGCAAAAATGGGCAGCCTGTCAGCCGGATACGACCGGTTTATGTACTGGAAAACTGCAGAGGGGAAAAAGGAAGCTTCACACCTTGTAAGCCAGCTTGAAACTTTGATAAAGGGGCTTTTAAACAAGGAAACACTTGTTGATTATATCAGATATTTCATTCTGTTTGAAAAGGCAAAGAAAGAAGATGAGAATGGACAAACAATTGTTCAAACCACAAAGAAAATAGCAGGCTATCATCAATACTATGCAGTAAATAAAGCTATAGAATCAACAATCAGAGCGATAGGCAAAATAAATAATGTCGTAAAAGAAGACCCTCTTACCTATGGGTTGCCTGATGTAAAGAGTCAACCTGAAGGGGATAAAAAAGCCGGTGTGGTCTGGCATACCCAGGGCTCTGGTAAATCACTGTCAATGCTTTTTTATGCTGGGAAAATCATACAAACAATCAATAACCCAACAATTGTTGTAATTACTGACAGAAACGACCTTGACGACCAGCTTTTTGAAACATTTGCATCAGCTACACAAATTTTAAGGCAGGAGCCTGTTCAAGCCACAAGCAGACAGCATCTTAAGGAGCTTTTAAAGGTAGATGCTGGGGGTGTGGTTTTTACAACTATTCATAAATTCTGGCCAGATGAGGGCAATATTTATGAAACCCTTTCGGATAGGGACAATATTATTGTCATTGTTGATGAAGCTCACAGAACTCAGTATGGATTTAAGGCAAAAGTTGATAAAGAAACAGGAGAGATTAAATACGGTTTTGCAAAATATTTAAGAGATGCTCTGCCAAATGCAACCTATATAGCCTTTACAGGAACACCGATTGAAAAAACTGACAGAAATACCCCTGCCGTTTTCGGAAATTATATTGATATCTACGATATTGCAAATGCTGTGGAAGATGGGGCTACTGTTCCGATTTATTATGAAAGCAGGCTTGTAAGAATCAACTTAACTGAAGAAGGGAAAAAGCTGATTGAGGAGTATGAAAAAGAATTAGATGAAGCAGGCTTATCAGAAGTAGAAAAAGAAAGGGCAAAATGGGCAAAACTTGAAGCATTGGTAGGCGCCAGGTCAAGATTAAAAGAGGTGGCAAAAGATATAGTCAATCATTTTGAAAGCCGTCTTGAAGTAATGGACGGTAAAGGGATGATTGTTACAATGACAAGAAAGATTGCTTCCGAACTTTATGATGAAATTATAAAACTTCGTCCGGAATGGCATAGTCCAGAACTAAAAAAAGGACAAATAAAAGTTGTAATGACAACATCTTCATCAGATGAACCGGAAATATCAAGATTTTACCTGACAAAAGAAGAAAGAAGGATTCTTGCAGATAGATTTAAAGACCCGGAAGATGAACTTAAGCTTGTAATTGTTGTTGATATGTGGCTAACAGGTTTTGATGTGCCTTGTCTTCATACTATGTATATTGATAAGCCGATGAAAGGTCATACATTAATGCAGGCAATTGTAAGGGTAAACAGGGTTTACAAAGATAAAACAGGTGGGCTTATAGTTGACTACATAGGTATCGCTTATGATTTAAAAGCAGCGCTATCTTTTTATGCTGAAAGTGGTGGAAAAGGTGAACCGGCTAAACTGCAGGAAGATGCCGTAAAAGTAATGCTCGAGAAGTTGGAAGTTGTCAGAGATATGTTTTACGGTTTTGAATATCAAAGATATTTTAATGCTGATACTTCACAAAAGCTAAATATTATCCTTGAAGCAGAAGATTTTATACTTGGGCTTGAAAATGGCAGAAATAGATTTATTGATGCTGTTACTGCACTGTCAAAAGCATTTGCAATAGCGGTGCCCCATCCTGAAGCAATGAATGTAAAAGAGGAAGTGGCATTTTTCCAGGCTGTTAAATCAAGGCTTATAAAGTTTGATACGGACAAAGAAAGTAAGGGTGATAACTTTGAGACGGCGATAAAGCAAATTGTAGATAAGGCAATATCTACCAATGGTGTTATTACATATTTGACGCAGCAGGGTTGAAAAAGCCTGATATTTCAATATTATCTGATGAATTTTTAGAAGAAGTAAGAAAGTTAAAACACAAAAACCTGGCAATTGAAACATTGAAAAAGCTTATTAATGATGAAATTAAAGGGCGAATGAAAATTAATCTGGTGAAAAGCAAATCTTTGATGAAAACATTGGGAGATTTGATCAAAAAGTACAACAACAAACTTTTGACAGCCGCTGAAGTTATAAATGAGCTTATAGAGCTTGCAAAAGAGATAAAAGAAAGCGATAAAGAGCCAAAAGAGATGGGGCTGACAGATTATGAATACGCTTTTTATTGTGCAGTTGCTGATAATGAAAGTGCACGGGAGCTTATGGGCAAAGAAAAGCTTAAAGAACTGGCAGCTGTTTTGTATGATAGGGTTAAGAAGAATACATCGATAGATTGGACAATAAGAGAGAGTGCAAGGGCAAAATTGCGTGTGATAGTAAAAAGAACTTTGAGACAATATGGCTATCCGCCAGATATGCAGGCTTTAGCTACTGAAACAGTATTAAAACAAGCAGAATTAATAGCGGATGAATTAGTAGCTTAACTTATTGATTATAATTAAGAAACGTTGTGTAAACATGCTACAATAAAGTAGACAAAAAACTAATAACTTATTAATATTACATTAAGAGGAGTTTAAACATGTTAAAGCAAAAAATATTTATCATTGAAGATGACAAAAAGATAGCCAATATTGTATCTTCGTACTTAAAACATGAGGGGGTTGAAGTATTTCATTTCATAAATGGAAAGGAAGCACTTGATGCTGTAATAGAATTAAATCCTGATCTTATAATTTTAGATTTAATGTTACCTGATATAAGTGGAGAGGAGCTTTGTCAGGATATAAAAGAGATGGTTGATATACCAATTATAATGTTAACTGCTAAAAGTTCTGAAGAAGAAAAATTGGCTGGTTTTGCACTTGGTGCGGATGATTATGTTACTAAGCCGTTTAGCCCTAGAGAATTGATTTACCGAGTTAAAGCTATTTTAAAAAGGGTAAGAAAGAGTAGTAGTGAAAAACTATCTTTTAATAATGGCGAACTAATATTGGATAGTTCAAAATATGAAGCATTGTTAAATGGAAAGAATTTAAACCTTACACCTACAGAGTTCAAAATATTATTAGTTCTTGCAGAAAAGCCTGAAAAAGTTTTTAGTAGATATGATATTATAGAACAGGCACTTGGTTATCAATTTGATGGTTATGATAGAAATGTAGATGCACATATAAAAAATATTAGAGCTAAAATGTCTAAACTTTCTGAAGATGCGAAATATATTGTAACTGTTTATGGTGTCGGTTATAAATTCGTTGGTGTTAGAGATAAATGAGATTAAATTTATCTACAAAGATCTTTATATTACTTGTAGTTGTTGCTGTCATTTCTATGTCTTCAAGTTTTCTAATTGTCTATTTTGTCCAAAAAGATTTCGATAAATACAAAAAAAATGAACAATTAAATAGGATAAATTGGATTATATCGGATATACAAAATGGTTATCGTAAATATAAAGGTTGGAATTTAGATGTTTTAAAAGAGGATATAACTTGGATATCATTGCTGGGTTTTGAAATTATTATAATTGATAAAAATGGAAAAACTGTAATTACTACATTGGAAGGGGAAAAAGATTTTTCTTTTTATATAAAGCATTTTAATAAATACCCTTTAATTGTTAATAATGAAAATATAGGATATGTTTATTTAAAGGTATTAAATAATATAAATTCTGAGATATTTAAAAGAAGAGTTTTGAGATTTTTTATTATAGTTATTGTTGTTCTTGGTTTGTTAATTTTTAGTTTAAGTTTGATCTTTTCAAGAAAAATAACAAAACCTATAGTGACACTTGCAAAGCATGCAGAAAAGTTAAAAAGGGGGATTTATCCTGAGTTTAAAGTTTATGAAAGTAAAGATGAAATCGAATTGCTGAGTAAGAAATTCAAAGAAATGGTTGAGGCTATTAAAAATTATGAACATTTGAGGAAAAAAGTTTTTACTAATACTATTCACGAATTACGGACACCTTTAACGATTATTAGAGGAGAACTCGAAGGGATCATTGATGGGATTTTTATCCCTGATGAGAAAAAGATTAATTCAATATTAGAAGAGATTATAAGGTTACAACATATTGTCGAAGGTGTGGAAAATCTTGCAAGAGCTGAATCTTCATCTGTAACTTTGGAAAAGGAATATTTTGTTTTATATGATGAGGTGAAAACAATATATACTATGTATCAATCTCAATTTGATGGCATAATGCTAAATATAAATATTGATAAGAACTATAAGATTTATGCAGATAGAAATAAGATAAGGCAGGTTCTAATAAACTTGATAGAAAATGCTTTAAAAGCAGTAGATAAAGAAAACGGCAAAATTGAAATATTTGCATATGATGAGAATAACATGAGCAAAATTATTATAAAAGATAATGGTTGTGGAATCAGTGATGAAGATTTACCTTATATTTTTGAAAGATTTTTCTCGAAACGAGGCAGTCTTGGGGTTGGACTTGCAATAGTGAAAGAAATTATTGATGCCCATGGTGGCAAGATAGAGGTGATTAGTAAATCAGGAATCGGTACTAGCTTTATATTATATTTACCAAAAGAATAGAGTGCTGTGTGGATTATTCACACAGCACTTAGTATAATTTAATTTTTGATCATTACTATTCGAAAACCAATTCTGACCGAAATACTATCTTGATAGTCCCAATTTCTAGAAGCCAATCTAACCAGTGATGGTTTACATGGCCATCCACCGCCTCTAATAACCCTTTTATTCTCTTTATTCAATTCTGGTTTTGGACCTTTTGGATTTCTTAAAGGAGATTTTAAATAATAATCGTGAGCGTAAACATCTTCTGTCCATTCCCAGACGTTACCTAACATATCATATAAACCAAATTTGTTTGGTTTGAAACTACCAACAGGTGCTGTTACAGCAAAACCGTCATTACATTGAAAGTTATCCCATGTAAAGTTTTTAAAAGTTTTTTTAGATGTTGTATCATGAACATTAGCATATTCACAAATTACAGATACATTATCACCCCAGTAAAAATCTTTTCTAGAACCAGCTCTTGCTGTATATTCCCATTCAGCTTCAGTGGGCAATCTAAAAATAATGTCATTTCTTTTGGAAAGCCACTTTGTGAAATTCTTGGCATCTTCCCAGCTTATATTGACAACAGGTTGTTTATCGCCATTCAAGGAGTAACCTTTATATTTTCCACTATTATGTTTGGGTTCAAACTTTCTATACTGCTCATTAGTTATCTCATAGATACTCATATAAAATTCATCTACACAGACTTTATGAAGAGGTTTTTCATCAATATTACCATTATTATCTCCCATCCAAAAACAGCCACCAGGTATTCTTACAAATTTTATACCTGTAGTCGGTTCTATATAATAATCAGCAGTATACCCAAAGTTACTAAAGATTAAACTAAATATAAAAAATAATGTAATTAAAATAAATTTCTTCATCTTATACCTCTACCTTCCAAACATTGTATCCACAAATGCATAACCTTTCATTTGATAACCTATCAAAGTTATAAAACTGTTATCTACTACATCTATTTCAGATAATATATCGTCGTTTTTTATTCCTAACACCTTAGTGGCAATTCCACATTGAACTAATTTAATATTTTTTGCAGCCAGTATTTTAATTTGTTTCTGAATTAATTTTTTTACTGGTAATTCTATTTCATCTACATATTTATTCCCTTTAGTTACATATAATGATCCTTTTCCTCTAATAGCGACCACTATATCTCCTCGTTTGTTATACTTTTCCAAATCTTTCACCGTTTGTTCTATTAATTTAAGCCTAAATAATAATAGTTCGGGTTTGTTTACATTTACATCAAAAATCACATTAGCTTTTTTAACCCCTTTTAGAACCTCTTCATTTGTTAGTTTGCCCGCAAAACTCATTATTGGTAAAGCTAAAATAACTAAAAATACAACTAAAGTTTTTTTCATGATTCCCTCCATAGTAATTTTTTGTTATGTTGTATCATAGTATTAGAATATACAAATAAATATAATTAAAATGTGAAAATATTATGAAAAATTATGAAGATTAGTTAAGCTAGATAAAAGTTTAAAATTCATAATTTTTCACATTTATTTCATATTTTTTTCAAAAAAAGGAATTAATTTACATGCAACAGCAGAAGCTGAAAAACACAGTAGGAGGTTAGGTATGAAAAAGGTATTTTTAACTTTATTAGGGGTTGTAGGTTTGATATTTATTTTAAGCTATGGTTATGCGTGGATGGGCCCTTGGGGTGGATACGGTTATAACGGCTATGCACAAGGATATAGTTCAATGATGCAGGGCCCATGGATGGATTATTGCATGGATATGCATTATGGGCAAGCAGGGGCAGGTGTACAGATAAGTAAAGAAGTTGCAGTAAAAAATGTAAAGGATCTTCTTGCGAGTAACTATCCTGGGTGGAAGGTTGAAAATGTTGAATCCTTTAGAATGCCTATGGGGACAATGTATAATGTTGTAGCATCTGATAAATCTGGTAACAAATTCATGTTTAGGGTTAATCCTTGGGGCTATGTAATGGGCCCTTTTCAGCTAATTAATTAGTTAGTTTATGCTGGGGAGTTTCGACCTCCTCTCTCCCCAGCTCATTATTTTATGTGGAGGATTTTGTGAAAATACCATTATTAGGTTTTTTTGTAATCATAAATTTATATGTGTTTTCTATTTTAGGTTATGCTTTCGGTAACACACAATATTCTAATTTTGATGACAAATCCAATGCACACTCCATTATTAAAATAGGTTTTTGGAATAATGATTGTATGAATTATTACATGCCAAATAAATCAAAAAAAAAAATGTTAAATATTATTAAAAAATATATAAAAAGTAATTATCCAAATTGGGAAATTATTAGTATAGAATCTACAAAAGTTCCAATGGGAATAATGTATGTTATATATACTATGGATAATTCTGGTAATAAGTATATTTTTAGGATAAATCCTTGGGGTTATGTTATGGGGCCTTTTGAAGTTAAAAAATAATTATTAAAATTAAGGAAGGATTTATATGGTAAAAAATAATAAAAAAGATGAAATGTTATGTACTTTGGATGGTCTTGATTGTCCTAGTTGTGCTGCTAAAATTGAGCAGGCTTTTCACAAAAATGGACTTGATTATGCAATGATAAACTTTACATCGAAGAGTGTTAAGCTTAAAAATTCGGATATTGAAAAAGCAAAAGAAATATTGAAAAAGGTAGAGCCAAATATTCATCTAATACCCAATAAAAAAATCCAGAAGTATTATCTTGTTGGTTTAAGTTGTGCTGATTGTGCAAAAAGAATTGAAGAGCGTATAAGAAAAATAAAGGGTTTAGAAAATGTAACACTGAATTTTGCTGCTGGTACAATAGCTTTCGATCCAAGATTTTTAGATAAGGTGGAAGAAATTATTAAAGAAGTTGAACCAGGTGTTACATTGCAAAAAATAGATAGTGATGTTGATGACGAACCGATAGAAGAAAATAATAAGTTAGCAACACTGGTTATGGTTGTAAGCTTTTTTTTACTGATTATTGGGATAATATTTAAACAGAAACTACATAATACACCATATTCTGTAGCCGAATATATACTTTTTCTGAGTATTTATTTATTGGTTGGCTGGAAGGTTTTAACTACAGCTATTAGGAATATCTTAAGAGGTAATTTTTTTGATGAAAACTTTTTAATGACTATTGCAACTACAGGGGCTATTATAATTCATCAACTTCCTGAAGCTGTAGGAGTAATGCTTTTTTATTATGTAGGTGAATATTTCCAAGAACTTGCTGTAAATAATTCCAGAAAATCGATCAAAGCACTTTTAGATATTAAAGCGGAATACGCTAATTTAAGGCTAAATGGAACTACTAAAAAAGTATCTCCAGAGATGGTGAATGTTGGTGATATTATAGTTATAAAACCTGGAGAGAGGGTTCCGCTTGATGGTGTTGTAATAGATGGAGTATCTTTTGTGGACACATCAGCGCTTACTGGTGAGTCAGTACCTAAGAAAGTTAAAAAAGGGGATGATGTATTAGCAGGAATGGTAAATACAAATGGATTATTAACTGTAAAAGTTACTAAAAAATTTGAAGATTCATCTCTGGCAAAAATATTGGATTTGGTTGAAAATGCAGGTAGTAGAAAAGCGCCGACTGAAAAGTTTATTACAAAATTTTCAAGATATTATACACCTGTGGTGGTTATTGGTGCAGCCTTGCTAGCTATTGTGCCACCTTT is a window encoding:
- a CDS encoding DsrE family protein → MKKTLVVFLVILALPIMSFAGKLTNEEVLKGVKKANVIFDVNVNKPELLLFRLKLIEQTVKDLEKYNKRGDIVVAIRGKGSLYVTKGNKYVDEIELPVKKLIQKQIKILAAKNIKLVQCGIATKVLGIKNDDILSEIDVVDNSFITLIGYQMKGYAFVDTMFGR
- a CDS encoding SIR2 family protein, with translation MNYNKILPIPNVPQEIIDAVNYKKLAVFIGAGVSRLLGSAGWDELAYNLIKTCFEKKLINYRESDSLKQLKDPKKIITICYHLLKKSNNKEIYYKTLENAIKANTDRLNSQNIYDEIYRLRALFITTNIDSHFHKYFEPANIVFKENEFIPSNIDRNKLYHIHGCLEKDRNSIIFTVPDYIKRYNQEKFNNFLKKIFEEYIVLFLGYGLAEFELLDFLITKSEKRSKYKELKHFILIPFYRGEENILSFERYYYNSMGIEVIPYEKDEKGYEQLYEVLKNWNEEINQVSGYLYDTYEYLEKFANNYEKSEEDKVFQLIKNDEPQRHYFFKCLASTSNPFPWLKPLKEKVYFNPADNPKPQEVPDKKGYFFIPHWNILGYLENVAKKNKEAPSDEITNLLLEIIQEIIDYKDENGERIENYRTDWVMVKVIFSLPIEKISNKHIEFVKIALNSKWDSLLVSSEIKETVLPKLLNEGEKAKNLILELLKVILDYKKIKKDSILGEEDSFDYVPIMGEYWLYESLKVYKPQISKICGLEAAKIAIQKIKEIVTKDKTQFYPIWIPTIEDNPQTSFPDKYQNLLVYFVRNMFEFSKPQEIKEVIKNLLNEEHSIFKRIAIYIINQHYKELNQLLWTWGRNPLDEISVKHELFELFKSHAKDFSDEQIEKIIEWIESKNYYIPEEIKTDEQKKEKFLAYQKKEWLYSLLNSGNPKIVELYNKYNYLDPTELKHPGFDFWMETKWGYESLVDIEEFLNKSNEEIAKYLDSFKDKENIDMEGIADSFRNAVKENPEKFTANMKPFLKIQRIYQYSLLWGLKEAWNLKKPINWDIVFDFISDLISSDDFWNEEYKIYNYRNWIISQIAELIEEGTKDDKHAFEPKLLQKAEKISLILAEKTESELPDMLDIVTSVLNSTKGKIFSAMINYSLRYARLYKTESEERWIKSIKEEFTKRLNRNIDPSIEFSVILGQYLANLYWLDKKWVINHINQIFPKENETHWQAAFTGYLFYSSRIYKDIYFLLRENNHYLKAIKTSFKDEHITERLAQHIAIGYIEDWENLDDEKSLISQLIENGNKKQLLAIITFFWMMREGINDKIKTKIKPLWKAIFEKTIENKESSENQEVISKLITWLILIGEIDDEVFEWLKPAVRYSSKYHNTTFLSEYLMKHVSKTPKKVGELYIEMLNNNIYLDYKVEDIQKTIKILYKRGEKYLADRICNLYGARGFDFLRDIYFEYNKKES
- a CDS encoding sensor histidine kinase — encoded protein: MRLNLSTKIFILLVVVAVISMSSSFLIVYFVQKDFDKYKKNEQLNRINWIISDIQNGYRKYKGWNLDVLKEDITWISLLGFEIIIIDKNGKTVITTLEGEKDFSFYIKHFNKYPLIVNNENIGYVYLKVLNNINSEIFKRRVLRFFIIVIVVLGLLIFSLSLIFSRKITKPIVTLAKHAEKLKRGIYPEFKVYESKDEIELLSKKFKEMVEAIKNYEHLRKKVFTNTIHELRTPLTIIRGELEGIIDGIFIPDEKKINSILEEIIRLQHIVEGVENLARAESSSVTLEKEYFVLYDEVKTIYTMYQSQFDGIMLNINIDKNYKIYADRNKIRQVLINLIENALKAVDKENGKIEIFAYDENNMSKIIIKDNGCGISDEDLPYIFERFFSKRGSLGVGLAIVKEIIDAHGGKIEVISKSGIGTSFILYLPKE
- a CDS encoding heavy metal translocating P-type ATPase: MVKNNKKDEMLCTLDGLDCPSCAAKIEQAFHKNGLDYAMINFTSKSVKLKNSDIEKAKEILKKVEPNIHLIPNKKIQKYYLVGLSCADCAKRIEERIRKIKGLENVTLNFAAGTIAFDPRFLDKVEEIIKEVEPGVTLQKIDSDVDDEPIEENNKLATLVMVVSFFLLIIGIIFKQKLHNTPYSVAEYILFLSIYLLVGWKVLTTAIRNILRGNFFDENFLMTIATTGAIIIHQLPEAVGVMLFYYVGEYFQELAVNNSRKSIKALLDIKAEYANLRLNGTTKKVSPEMVNVGDIIVIKPGERVPLDGVVIDGVSFVDTSALTGESVPKKVKKGDDVLAGMVNTNGLLTVKVTKKFEDSSLAKILDLVENAGSRKAPTEKFITKFSRYYTPVVVIGAALLAIVPPLIIPGAAFNDWIYRALILLVISCPCALVVSIPLGYFGGIGGSSKKGILVKGANFLEVLAKLHTVVFDKTGTLTKGVFKVAEIKSINGFSEEDVLKYAAIAEANSNHPIAVSILEAYKGDLNLDDIEKYEEIAGHGIKVIYKGKEIIVGNDRFFHKENIEHQDYCNLEGTVVYVAVDGIFVGYLIISDEIKDDAKDTITKLKKIGVKRTVMLTGDDKSVAENVAAKLGIDDVYANLLPEDKVYKVEELLKGLNEKEKLAFVGDGINDAPVITRADVGIAMGGLGSDAAIEAADVVIMDDKPSKIVTAIEISRFTKKIVVQNIMFALGVKFIFVFLGSFGMATMWEAVFADVGVALLAVLNATRTLKFKGSSN
- a CDS encoding response regulator transcription factor, translated to MLKQKIFIIEDDKKIANIVSSYLKHEGVEVFHFINGKEALDAVIELNPDLIILDLMLPDISGEELCQDIKEMVDIPIIMLTAKSSEEEKLAGFALGADDYVTKPFSPRELIYRVKAILKRVRKSSSEKLSFNNGELILDSSKYEALLNGKNLNLTPTEFKILLVLAEKPEKVFSRYDIIEQALGYQFDGYDRNVDAHIKNIRAKMSKLSEDAKYIVTVYGVGYKFVGVRDK
- a CDS encoding formylglycine-generating enzyme family protein, yielding MKKFILITLFFIFSLIFSNFGYTADYYIEPTTGIKFVRIPGGCFWMGDNNGNIDEKPLHKVCVDEFYMSIYEITNEQYRKFEPKHNSGKYKGYSLNGDKQPVVNISWEDAKNFTKWLSKRNDIIFRLPTEAEWEYTARAGSRKDFYWGDNVSVICEYANVHDTTSKKTFKNFTWDNFQCNDGFAVTAPVGSFKPNKFGLYDMLGNVWEWTEDVYAHDYYLKSPLRNPKGPKPELNKENKRVIRGGGWPCKPSLVRLASRNWDYQDSISVRIGFRIVMIKN